CTCGGCGATACTGTTCAGCGAGTTCGGGCAGAAGCCCGTGAACGTCGGGGACGCGGTGATCGTCGGCGCGAACGTGCTGCACGGAGCAGAGCCCGAAGGGCACGTCACTGCCACCACCGTCTACCTGGACACCGACTATGTGATCGATCAGGTGTTCTGGCAGCACGCTGCCCTGCTGCAGGACCGTCTCGAAGCCCAGGAGCTCGCTGAGACCGTCTACTCAGAGCCCGCGCAGATACTCCGCCTGGGCGAGGAGCGCGCCGGGATGCTGATGCCCTGGCTGGACGAGCTGGTCGAGCGGAGCGTCGACGGCGGCTTCGCGCGGAACTTCTACCGGATGCAGGCGGTGTGGTTCAGCATCGCTCACACGATCTCGCCGTTCATGAGGGTCTCCCCGGTGCGGATATCGGCGTCGCAGCGTGCGCACATCCGGCCATCGCTGCCACGGCAACGAAAGTTCGCGCCATTGCGTGCAGAGGCTCGCCGGGCTGCCGAGCTGCTGCGTCAGGCACCGGAAGCACGCTGGACTCTCGATGCTCTTGCCTCACATGTGCACCTGTCGCCTTCGCAGCTCAGCCGCGTATTCGCTGAGGCCTACGGGAAGACGCCGCTGGCGTACCTGACGATGCTGCGCGCGGAGCACCTTGCCAAGTGCTTGCGGGACACCGACCTGCCGATCGAGACTGCGATGCGGCAGGTCGGCTGGCGCAGCCGCGGCCACGCCGCCCAGCAGTTCCGCAAGTACGTGGGGATGACACCCAGGCGGTACCGCCAGCTGACGCTCCGCATGAGCTAAGAGAGACGCTCCCGATCTGAGCATCGTGAGCGGGATATCGGGAGCATCCCGTATCCGAACCCCACCGGGCTAGAGATTCCCGGTAATCCGGTATGTCCTGCGTCAGGCGCACCACAGGTTCTCCTGACGGCCAACCTTCCGACCTCGTAGTCCGCTGACCGTCTCGACACCACTGCAGATTCTCCTGGCGCACCTTATCGATGCACCGCCGCCCTCTCCAGGGCGTGCAGGCGACGCCGGGAGGAGGTCGATGATGGCGACGGACGAGGAGGCACGGGCTGCGCGGGAAGCGAAGCTCGAGCAGCTTCATGAGCGGGTGACGGCTGCGGTCGATCAGCTCGTGTCGGGTGAGGACTGGAAGCATGCGCTGGAGTTCGCTGCCCGGTTCCGGGCGCGGTCGTTCCTCAACGCGCTGTTGATCTTCTCCCAGCACCTCGATGCCTTCGACGCTGGCCGCGTCGCCTCGCCGGAGCCGTCCTACGTAGCCGGGTACAAGCAGTGGCAGTCCCTGGGCCGTCAGGTGGAGCGGGGCCAGCCGGGCTACGTGATCTTCGCTCCCGTGACGAGACGGTTCGCGTCGAGCAACCCGGCCGATCCCGATTCGTGGCACCGGCTGGGCCGGTTCGAGAAGCCGAGGCCCGGAGAGGTCGTGCGCTCGCGCATGGTGGGTGCGAAGCCCGCCTACGTGTGGGACGTGTCGCAGACCAGCGGTGATGCCGTGCCCGAGCGCCCGACGCCGACGCTGCTGGAAGGCCAGGCACCCGCGAGCTTGTGGGAGGGGCTGGCCGCGCTGGTGGAGGCCGAGGGGTTCGCGGTGCTGCGTGTGGAGCACGAGGGCATGATCCGCGGCGCGAACGGATTGACCGACTACGCGAACCGCACGGTCGCCGTGCGCACGAACATGGACGATGCGGCGCAGGTGAAGACGCTCGCGCACGAGCTGGCGCATGTGAAGCTGCACGGTCCCCACAATCCCGGCGCGACCGGGCATCGCGGGATCGGCGAGGTCGAGGCCGAGTCCGTGGCGCTGATGATCGGTGCCGCGCACGGCATGGACACCACCGCCTACACGATCCCGTATGTCTCGGGCTGGGCAGGGACGGTCGAGGACAAGGAGCCGACCGAGGTCGTGCAGGCCACCGGCGAGCGAGTCCGTAAGGCCGCCGGGACGATCCTCGACGCGCTCGACACCGCGCAGGTCGGCACCGGCGACCCGCCCGGTCTGACCCGCGAGCCCGCCGCGACACCGCGCGGAGCCGGCTCGGAGCGGACCGCCTCCGCGCCGGTCGATCCGGTGCGTTCGTCTCGTGCCGCCGACTCCGTGGTGAGGAGTCTGTCATGAGCGTTGCCAGCGTCCTCGCCTCGCTCAACGGCCTGTCGTTGCCGCACGCCGCGGCTCGTCTCGCGGCGGCGGAGGTACCGGTTTTCCCGTGCGTGCCTGGGGCGAAGAACCCGCTGCTGAAGCCGGACGAGGAGAACCCGAAGTCCCGCCCTGGCGGCTTCCGGATGGCTACCACCAATGCTCGGCAGGTCGCGGCGTGGTGGCGTCGGTGGCCGTCTGCGAACATCGGCGTCCCGACCGGCACCACGTCCGGGGTCGATGTCGTCGATGTGGACCGCAAGCCCGGCGGCGACGGCTTCGTCGCGTTCGAGCGCGCCCGTCGTGCCGGGCTGTTGCCGGGTTGGCTGGGCGTGGTGCGTTCCGCGTCGGGCGGTGCGCACTTCTACCTCCCGGCCGATCCGGACCGGCCGCAGCGATCGTGGCAGGCGGCGAAGGCGCACGTGGACTTCCGTGGCGACGGCGGCTACATCATCGTCCCACCCTCGGTCATCGTTGTCGGCGAGCATCGCAAGGGCTATGAGTTGATCGCCCCCGCCACGGGAAAGATCGCCCCGGTCGACGCGGCGGCACTGCGGGACTTTCTCGACCCGCGCCCCGAACCTGCCGTGCACCGGGTGAGTGGCCCGATCCGCTCGGGGGACGCGCAGCGATTGGCGGCCTGGGTGGCCATGCGTGCCGAGGGCGAGCGCAACCGGGGCCTGTTCTGGGCCTCGTGCCGCCTGGCCGAGGCGGGCCTATCG
This window of the Microbacterium sp. AB genome carries:
- a CDS encoding helix-turn-helix transcriptional regulator, producing the protein MPSRTNDHQPILARTGTAHSPIGPVAFDCVRVIVVRSGSAILFSEFGQKPVNVGDAVIVGANVLHGAEPEGHVTATTVYLDTDYVIDQVFWQHAALLQDRLEAQELAETVYSEPAQILRLGEERAGMLMPWLDELVERSVDGGFARNFYRMQAVWFSIAHTISPFMRVSPVRISASQRAHIRPSLPRQRKFAPLRAEARRAAELLRQAPEARWTLDALASHVHLSPSQLSRVFAEAYGKTPLAYLTMLRAEHLAKCLRDTDLPIETAMRQVGWRSRGHAAQQFRKYVGMTPRRYRQLTLRMS
- a CDS encoding ArdC-like ssDNA-binding domain-containing protein, with product MMATDEEARAAREAKLEQLHERVTAAVDQLVSGEDWKHALEFAARFRARSFLNALLIFSQHLDAFDAGRVASPEPSYVAGYKQWQSLGRQVERGQPGYVIFAPVTRRFASSNPADPDSWHRLGRFEKPRPGEVVRSRMVGAKPAYVWDVSQTSGDAVPERPTPTLLEGQAPASLWEGLAALVEAEGFAVLRVEHEGMIRGANGLTDYANRTVAVRTNMDDAAQVKTLAHELAHVKLHGPHNPGATGHRGIGEVEAESVALMIGAAHGMDTTAYTIPYVSGWAGTVEDKEPTEVVQATGERVRKAAGTILDALDTAQVGTGDPPGLTREPAATPRGAGSERTASAPVDPVRSSRAADSVVRSLS
- a CDS encoding bifunctional DNA primase/polymerase, which codes for MSVASVLASLNGLSLPHAAARLAAAEVPVFPCVPGAKNPLLKPDEENPKSRPGGFRMATTNARQVAAWWRRWPSANIGVPTGTTSGVDVVDVDRKPGGDGFVAFERARRAGLLPGWLGVVRSASGGAHFYLPADPDRPQRSWQAAKAHVDFRGDGGYIIVPPSVIVVGEHRKGYELIAPATGKIAPVDAAALRDFLDPRPEPAVHRVSGPIRSGDAQRLAAWVAMRAEGERNRGLFWASCRLAEAGLSLPEMVDVLAPAGERAGLPPREVETTIRSAYRSVHVQPAVSTAGQGDASRRVPRLAGQVLS